A window of Malania oleifera isolate guangnan ecotype guangnan chromosome 5, ASM2987363v1, whole genome shotgun sequence contains these coding sequences:
- the LOC131156279 gene encoding mitochondrial import receptor subunit TOM6 homolog, which yields MFPGMFARKPDKAAALKQLRTHVAMFGAWVAVIRVTPYILHYFSDDKDELKLDF from the coding sequence ATGTTCCCTGGAATGTTTGCGCGCAAGCCCGACAAGGCGGCGGCTCTGAAGCAGCTACGAACCCACGTGGCCATGTTCGGTGCATGGGTGGCCGTGATTCGAGTCACTCCTTACATTCTTCATTACTTCTCTGACGATAAAGACGAACTGAAGCTTGATTTCTAG